The genomic interval GCGCGCGTTGAAACTGATGGACCTGACCACCCTGAACGATGACGACACCAATGAAAAAGTCATCGCCCTGTGCCATCAGGCGAAAACGCCGGTGGGTAACACCGCAGCCATCTGTATCTACCCGCGCTTTATCCCGATTGCCCGTAAGACTCTGAAAGAGCAGGGTACGCCGGACGTGCGCATTGCAACCGTAACTAACTTCCCGCATGGCAACGATGATATCGAGATTGCGCTGGCAGAAACCCGCGCGGCGATTGCTTACGGCGCAGACGAAGTTGACGTGGTGTTCCCGTACCGCGCGCTGATCGGCGGCAACGAGCAGGTCGGTTTTGACCTGGTGAAAGCCTGTAAAGACGCGTGCGCGGCGGCAAACGTGCTGCTGAAAGTGATCATCGAAACCGGCGAGCTGAAAGAAGAGGCGCTGATTCGTAAAGCATCTGAAATCTCCATCAAAGCCGGTGCGGATTTCATTAAAACCTCTACCGGTAAAGTGCCGGTGAATGCGACCCCGGAAAGCGCGCGCATCATGATGGAAGTCATCCGCGACATGGGCGTATCCAAAACCGTTGGTTTCAAACCCGCGGGCGGCGTGCGTACCGCTGAAGACGCCCAGCAGTTCCTGGCGATTGCGGACGAGCTGTTTGGCGCCGACTGGGCGGACTCCCGCCACTACCGCTTCGGTGCGTCCAGCCTTCTGGCCAGCCTGCTGAAAGCGCTGGGTCACGGCGACGGTAAGAGCGCAAGCAGCTACTGATTGCCAGACAATGCCGGATGACGCTTCTTTGCTTATCCGGCCTACAGGATCGTAGGGCGGGTAAGCGTAGCGCCACCCGCCACAACTCCCCCGATTCCGCATGGAGGTTACCGTGTTTCTCGCACAAGAAATTATTCGTAAAAAACGTGATGGTCATGCATTAAGCGACGAAGAGATCCGCTTCTTCATCAACGGCATTCGTGATAACACCGTCTCAGAAGGGCAGATTGCGGCTCTGGCGATGACCATTTTCTTCCACGATATGTCGATGCCTGAGCGCGTGTCGCTGACCATGGCGATGCGAGATTCAGGAACCGTTCTGGACTGGAAAAGCCTCAACCTTAACGGCCCGATTGTGGATAAACACTCCACCGGCGGCGTGGGCGACGTGACGTCTCTGATGCTCGGCCCAATGGTGGCAGCCTGCGGCGGTTACATCCCGATGATCTCCGGACGCGGCCTGGGCCACACCGGCGGTACGCTCGACAAACTGGAAGCCATTCCGGGCTTCGATATCTTCCCGGACGACAACCGCTTCCGCGACATTATTAAAGACGTTGGTGTGGCGATTATCGGCCAGACCAGCTCTCTTGCTCCGGCAGACAAGCGTTTCTACGCAACCCGCGACATCACCGCGACCGTTGACTCCATCCCGCTGATCACCGCCTCTATCCTGGCGAAGAAACTGGCGGAAGGGCTGGACGCGCTGGTGATGGACGTAAAAGTGGGTAGCGGCGCGTTTATGCCGACCTATGAACTTTCTGCTGCGCTGGCTGAAGCGATCGTTGGCGTTTCCAACGGCGCGGGCGTGCGCACCACCGCGCTGCTCACCGACATGAACCAGGTGCTGGCGTCCAGCGCC from Enterobacter sp. JBIWA008 carries:
- the deoC gene encoding deoxyribose-phosphate aldolase; this translates as MTDLNASSLRALKLMDLTTLNDDDTNEKVIALCHQAKTPVGNTAAICIYPRFIPIARKTLKEQGTPDVRIATVTNFPHGNDDIEIALAETRAAIAYGADEVDVVFPYRALIGGNEQVGFDLVKACKDACAAANVLLKVIIETGELKEEALIRKASEISIKAGADFIKTSTGKVPVNATPESARIMMEVIRDMGVSKTVGFKPAGGVRTAEDAQQFLAIADELFGADWADSRHYRFGASSLLASLLKALGHGDGKSASSY
- the deoA gene encoding thymidine phosphorylase gives rise to the protein MFLAQEIIRKKRDGHALSDEEIRFFINGIRDNTVSEGQIAALAMTIFFHDMSMPERVSLTMAMRDSGTVLDWKSLNLNGPIVDKHSTGGVGDVTSLMLGPMVAACGGYIPMISGRGLGHTGGTLDKLEAIPGFDIFPDDNRFRDIIKDVGVAIIGQTSSLAPADKRFYATRDITATVDSIPLITASILAKKLAEGLDALVMDVKVGSGAFMPTYELSAALAEAIVGVSNGAGVRTTALLTDMNQVLASSAGNAVEVREAVQFLTGEYRNPRLFDVTMALCVEMLISGRLAKDDAEARVKLQAVLDNGKAADIFGRMVAAQKGPTDFVENYAKYLPTATLSKAVYADSEGFVSAMDTRELGMAVVSMGGGRRQASDTIDYSVGFTDMARLGDSVDGQRPLAVIHAKDEASWQEAAKAVKAAITLDDKAPETTPTVYRRITE